From the Leishmania braziliensis MHOM/BR/75/M2904 contig, possible fusion of chromosomes 20 and 34 genome, the window TACCAGGGCTGTTCTTCGCTGCCTGTCAAGAGCATGGCGTCGTTGAGACTCACGTCAGGCGGCTTTAGGATTCATTGCTCCTCTTCGCGACTGTTTTGTGGTTAGGAGTTTGTCGTTATCGGTTTCTGATGTCACACCcattctctcctcttcctctccttttcctctctcaaCAGAATACCACGCATACTAGCCTGCGAGGAcgtaggaggaggaggagaggggggaagggggagaaggcgccacaggcagcggcgcagatcTGTCAGCGGGTCATATTAGAAGGGAAGAACATCAAACgggaaaaggaaacgagGAGGTTCCACATTCAATCCCACTCAGACACGCTTCTGCACAAGTCTTTCATTTTAGCTGATCGCCATCCTCCGTGGCATTCCCATCATTGTCGTCATCGTCCCCGTCCACAGAATTGAAGTTTGGAAGGCCTTCGTTGTCATCATCTTcgtcgccgtcaccaccaccgtccaGGTTCAGAAGCGCATTCTCTCCAGCCACAGCGGTCGCGCTGCCATCAGCAGAGTCCCCGTGCCGTAGGTGCACAAGAGGGTCGATAATAGTGCCCATGTCAACCAGCTGCCATGGGGACTGCTGGCGCCCTGCCGCTGTTTTGCATGTTGTGCTCCCCGCTGTGTCCAGCGACTTCGCCGCCGGCATTTCCAGCACCGGCGCCTTCAGGAGTCTCCGGCAGACTTCTGTCACTGTCTTCAGTGCAGAATTGTTTTGAGGGTCTTGCGGGTTGTGGTACTTTCTGCGCAAGCACTGGAATAAGGACTGACGGAGCTGCGTGACAAGGGCATAGGTAGCGCGGTCAATATGCACTGCAATCCAACCGTCCACAACACAGATGGACAGCTCCGCATTGTACTCCGTTGTGGACTCCGACGCACCAAAAAGCAGCAATGCCCATAGACTGACAGCGGACAGGCTGGTAAGGAAGTCCCGCCGCGGATCTCTCACCCCAAAGACGTCCTGGAAGACGTAGAAGAGCGCCGGGACAGGCTGGACTGGGGACGTGCTCGACGTCGTAGAATCTGTGGTAACAGCCTGTGAGTCTCGCCGAAGTTCCCTCAGCAGTTCATCTCGGCCAggcgcatcgccaccgcgGGGGCCGTCAACGCGTCGACACACACTATCCTTCGTAGGCTTGATGCTGAAAAAATGTTTCGTCCGTAGCTCCACCTTGCGCGCGGCATGGAGGCGCCGCATGGAGGAGAGTGTATTTGCAGGtggccgcagcagtgccacgTTCGGGAAGAGCgccgcacagacacacgcctTCACCAACGCAACATCGAAGCTGTGGCGGGAGAGAGCGCTAGTATCGACGCAGAGTGTTCCAGGGTAGGAGAGGGGTACCCATCCAGGCACCCGCACAtcctgtgtgcgtgagtcACCGGAACTGAGATTCAACTTGCCACCTTCTGAGTGTACTGCTGTCTCCTTGATCGTGCCGCTATCGCCGCCAAGGTGCCCGTGTACTGGATCCCCGGCTGCATCTATGCTGTCAACCATTTCACCGTCTTCCTCCAACTCGTCTTGCGCGCTAATGAGCCCGGCGTGACGCAAGATGTCGCGATACTGCGCCTTGTACTTGGAGATGACACGAAGATTTCCTAGGTGAAGTAAGTTGAGCCTCGCGAAGTCTTCCTTTTCCCCGTTGGCGCAGAATGCGTTGTACGCATTCAGGAAGCTGATGTGATCGCTCTGCGAGCTACGTGACAGGAGATAGCGCCTCTTACGCGCTTCGGCCGCAACGTCTCGGCTCGTGACATACGGGCAGACGTCTGTGCATGCGGCCACAGTCAGAACAGAATCCAGACAGCGCAGAACAGCGCCGACGATAATCATCTTGCCAATGCGCGGGTCACagggcagcaacgccagGTACTCCCCCAGAGGGGTAAGAGCGTCCGTCTTTCCAACAGCACTGATGCCGCGAAGAACCTCCATGGATGCGTCCACGTTGGTACTCGAAGGGGGCTCGAGAAATGTCTGCAGTGTTGCCTTTGGATTCGCGTGTCCAAGCGAgagcagcttcagcagcacctgcatcAGCGGTACGCGGTGAATGTCCGCCTCCGGAAATGCCGGCAGTGAGTTCCACAGCTCCTTTGTAAAGAGGCGGTAACACATACCTCCTTGCGTTCGCCCTGCACGGCCCTTGCGCTGCGTGCAGTTTGCTTGACTCGCGTAGCCCAGGGTAAGCTGCGTTGAGAAGAAGGGCGTGGAGGCAGCAGTATCGCcgctgcccctgctgcctCCTGCTCGGCCATCCTCCGGGACTTTCTCCAGCGGCACGTGCGCAACGGTCGGGCGCCGCGACGTCGAAGAGCCAATCGTGTCTGTGGTGCCTTGGTGGCACGGGAGAGTGGGGCGGCTTTCCCAGGAAGTTGTCTTGATAAGGCCCGTATCGATGACCACAGCGGCGTCATCGATGGTGATGCCACTTTCGGCGATATTCGTCGCCAGCACCACCTTCACTGTACCGGGCGGGGCCGGCATGAAGCACTCCCGCTGCTTCGCGTTATCGACAGTGGAGTGAAGGAGAATGATGTAAAAGCGGCCTTTAGCATCGGGAAGTGCGTACGGACCGCTGTACTCCATGATCGCAGCCATCGCAGACGTCAGCTCCTTCCACCCTGGCAGAAACACCAGGATGGACTTTCCATCTGTATTATTCTGAAGGTCGACTTGCACCGACCGGTGTACGAGGTAGGCGATGAGGTTGTAGTCGATTTTAAGATATTTGCGTGTGTTGACGCGTCGTGATGCAGTGGTCGATGACTTCACCAGCGGGATCGGCGTGGTatgctctcttttttttccctcatCCTGTTGGTCTGAATCCGCAGACGACACGGCATCCAAGGAGGGCGAGCAAAATTGTGCAGTTGCTGCCTCGGCGGCAATATCCTCGAGGTAGCGGATTGTCACTGGGTACACTGCCCCCTCTACCTGCACGACAGGTGTGTCCGTGCCGAAGTAGCGGGCAAACACGTCGGCTTGCATCGTCGCACTCATGAGCACCACACGAAGGCGAAGGTTCcgtgccagcagctgcttcacgAGCGCAAGAACGACATCACAGTTGATGTCTCGCTCGTGTACTTCGTCGATGATCAGGTGAGAGATGTGCTCCAGCTcggggtgggtggagaaTATCTGCAGTAGTACGCCTGTTGTGCAAATTGTAATATGCCGCCCTGGGCGTGCGTCCAGCCGAACCGCGTACCCGACATCCTCTCCCACTGTGCCAAGACGTTCCTGTGCGATGCGTTCGGCAATGCTAAAGCTGCTCAGTCGACGCGGCTGCGTGACAAGGATGTTACAGAGTCCCCCACGGCCGTGCTCGATCTCATAATCCAAGATGTACTGCGGCACCTGCGTCGTTTTGCCGCACCCTGTCGTACCGCACACGACAGTGACACGGTGGCGCTGAACGGCGTCGAGCAACTGAGCCTTTACTGTTGCCATAGCCAGTGTGGAGCGACAGGGATGGAACTGAGTAAGGTAGACAGGGTTGCGTCGAAGGGCGAGCATGCTCTGCAGCATCTGAGCCGCATACGACGGGTCTCTGGCAAAGCTGCGCTGAGTGAGGTCCAGCAATGCCCGTTCACTCATGCCGCGGGCACGGTCACTGCGGTCGTCTGCAATGTCAGCACCATCGTCGCTCCCGGTCTTCCCTGTTGCAACATCAGTGGCTGCGTCAGCTGCTACGTCTTCTGGTTGCTGTGTCACTTGCCGCAATTGAGCCTGCAGCTGAAACACCAGCTCCGCGGGGAGCGCCGCGGACGGAATCGACTCGGGTGAGATGGACAGATGCGCGTTCACAAACGCCTGCACCGCTTGAAGTCGCTCATCGTACAGCATCAGGTTTGTCATTGCGGCCTCCATAGCCGCACGCTCGGCCTCGAAGCGGTTGATTCCGGTGGCGTCACAGCAAAGACCGTTGAGAGTAAGATGGCAACGATACGTGATagtgctgttgctgccgctcgtcGTGTTTGATTCCTTCGTGAAGCTTGTTTGCGGCGTCAGACTGGCCTTGCCGAACAGCAGATGGTGGTACTGTACAATCCGCCGATAGGCAGGCTGCAGCTGTCGCAGAATTGACTCTAACGGTGCACTCGGCTGGTGAGAGAGACCCTTcttcgtgctgctgccgctgctgcccttttGCGCGCCTCTACGTCGCGAATGTCCCGTGCCATccgcctcctgctgccgctctacATCTTCCTTCAGCAACTGCAGAATGCAGAGCGCATGGGCAGCGCACTGCCGCTTCGCTGTCTTCATATTCTTTGCCACCCCTGTCGCCGTCAGACCGGTGCGAGAATCGAGTACAAGAGTCGCCACGAAGACCGTCCCTGCAAGATGCGCTGTCGTCATCAAGCTTGAGGCATCGCGTAGGCTCTCATTGAGGTCTTGCAGTGCTGTGGGGCGACAGTAGCGCTTCGGGTAacgacgcagcagctctgTGGCGCGGTCCACGACGGGGTGGCCACtttgcagcacctcctcacgCATGTAACCTTCCTGCTTCACATGGGCAGCGACGGCCTGCACGTACGCAGCACTCGCGTCCACGTACTCATCCCACGAGCGATATTCGTGAGGTTGCGGAGTTTTGGGTAGAGggggcagcaccgcctcttccAATGGTGGAGGGACTGCTGAGGCGCCTGCCGTTGGTGACGACGGtctccctctgctgctcATGTAGTgatccagcagctgctctgcaTGCATGAAGCACAGCGCACGCGCTATTTTGGCCTTCCTCGACTGCCCAATGGCAAAGACTTCTTTTTGCTCCgcgccgtcaccgtcgcagcggctgctcagAGGAAGCTCGAGTACGCACCGCATAAGCTTCGAGTGAGGAATATGATGCACCGTTGGATCCCGCATAGCAAATTCCGCATCAGGGCTGGTCTGTTGTTGACTTCTCCGGAGCATCTCTACGACGCGCTTCTCTGCCCCCCTGTCCACAGCTAACGGGGATACACCTGTGGCGTCTTCGAGTCTACCGCCCGGTAGTGAACGTATTCGTGAAGCCTGCGGCGTCCGTGACATCCTTCTTCGAGCCCGCCGGAGCTGCACCCTTTGCTCCCGTTGTTCTCCCATCGAAGAGAAAGTGCCCTCTTGAAGCGGTTTATCGGAGTATCTGTTCATTTCAGCACACTTGTGCGGGGGTCTCTGCGTAGGGTTGCCGGTTCTCTTCAACTCactcgctgcggtgctgttgTTAGGGAAGCAACTACTGCTTGGAGACAGTACGGGAGTAGGCTTCGGTTCTGCACGCGCTTGTGATTTAGCGGGTGAGAACAGAGTCGGGGTTAAGCGCGGAGTACGCTTCCTCGAAGAAGTCGGCAGCGCtgactgctgccgctgtgtgtTCGATGGCCCCACAGTCTCCAGGCTGATTAGTAGGGCCGCTAAGGAAGACTCGTCACGTGATGAGGACTTCACAGCAGGAGAGACGGCCTCCTTGGCTGGGGATGGCGTCGTCCGCTTCAGACAGCAACGCACAACGCGATGAGGCTGGGGAGAGGCCCGCGAATCAATGGCACCGCATTCTTGACTTCTGTAACGCGGTGCAGACGATGATGTATGAGAGAAAGCGCCGCTATTGCCCGGCACGTGTGCCGTTCCAGCCCTACCGTTGCTCAGATGACAAGCAACGGTTGCTACTGTCAACAGTACACAGCTCCTACCCTCCCACTGCCGGGTCTGCATCCGCCATGGACGCCAACACGGACATGACATTGAGCTACACATCCCGGGGACGGTTGCGATGACACAGAGGCCACTACCACGGATGAAAAAGTGCGAAAATGTGCCCATGTCGGctaaagagaaagagatagggtgggggaggggagagggtgcaAAAAATAGGGGGTATCCCAGCAATCTGTGACGAGATAGGAGGGGAAAAACTGAGTTTTGCCAGCAGGCGTGTGGCATCTCGGAGAGCGGCGTGGAGGAGCTACCAGTCGAGCGAGCGCCACCAATAGCGCCGTGACtgtggacacacacacaaacagaggaagagaaacgaaTGTGCAGAAGCGCGCGTACGGATTCTGCGTCGTTCTGCTGTCGTGTGTGATGATGTGTCGAGGGAAGGCGGGGGGAGGCCACTGCGAATGCGAGACAACGTATGGTCATGCAAAACGGAAGAGtgggaggaaaaggggagccACACACGCCCCCAGCATAGATGACGCCTACCACTCAGCGCGCCTCCTACCAAACAATACAACCACCAACACCGACAACAGCCACCGCAACGGAGAGGGTATGGCGTGTAAGGCGGCGAGGATATATAAGTGCATGAAGCAcggagagggaaaacagaAGAGCGATAATGATGGCGGTTACGTGAATGTGTGTGGTTCGGTTGAACGTCAATGCGGAAGACAGCAAGACAGTCCCATATGTGTGCGATGATACATGATCTGCAAGGGTCTTCtgtggggaaggagaaggggtcAGCTGGCGTACTAGTTCATTCAACACCAGCAGTATCtctgccttttctttcctccacctcgcttGTAGCAGAGCCGCGGACTTcgcgcgctgccgaggtGGTCCAGATTTGGTGCGGGATGAGATATGCATACACagcccctctttctcttaaAAGCTGTGTACACAGCCGCTGTTTTTGATTTTGGTCCCCGGCTCTCTTCACTCTAAGTAATCTCAGCGGAAAGCAAGCCTCtccccccatacacacacacacacgcacgcatgcacatgAAGAGACTGCTGTCAGCGGCTCGCTCTTCACTTCGGGTCACCGTAAGCTAAACAGCCCCGTTGTCCCCCTTGCGCAATGCATCAAGCCGCTGTGCCTCCGTTAGATGcttccaccgctgctctCGGACCGCCATCACGCGACTGCCCAGCATGTTCATTGGGCGCTCCACATACGCCCAATCCGGATTGATCATGTAGCGGTAGTATAGGTAGACACACGTCAGTACCGTTGAGAACAACATGAGAAATACCTTCACGttgcgcagccgctccgcgcTCATGGTGTGGTAAAGCGTGCTGCGCTGTGAGTAGAGTCCAACAGAAATTGTGTCGAATGTGTGGACGTTGCTGTTCTGCTCGTAGTACATACCTCGGTCCTCCTGGTCCTTCAGCACGCGTTCCTGGTTCTGCTCTACACGCAGCATGCTCAGCTCGTGCTGACGCTTCAATTCAAAGACAACCTTATCACGCGAGAGTATCTCATGGATAATGGCGTCCCGCACCTCCAGCCTCTTTGCGGTTGCGTCAGCATCGAAGTTTGGGGCTGTCGTCCTTTCGGCCGCCCGGAGAGAAACGTCAGCGCCAACGTCTTTGTTGCCCGACGCAGAGCCCTTACGATCCCTGTCGTGAATGGCTTCGTCTTCAGTGGAAGAGACAGAAGAGGACAGGGAAGCAGCGTACCGCTGAGATGTGCTAGAAGGATGCGATGAAGTGCTGAGGATCTTAGCAGCGCTCGAAAgacagccacagcagcgccgcataGGAGAAGAGTTGTGCAATCGTAACGCGTACATCTGGACGAGTGTGTCTGTccgggcggggggggggggggaaggggaaggcaACGTAGTGGTGGCGACAGACACTTGtggcaaagaagaaagaggcCGATGTGCGACAACAGGGTCACCGTAACGCATGTATAGTGCCCTTCCACGCAGGAGTGGGTGAGAAAAGGAGGTGAGTTCCAGCGGGAGGAGCCCCATCCAAAGACGCACTTACATGCAAACACATGCACAACAAGACTACCGTATACTGTCGCACAGATtagcagaaaaaaaaagcaggTATATACATATACCCCACGCAGATGAAAAGAGTCAATCCAAAAATGAGGAACGAGAGCGAAACGGGATGCGATGACAACGCAAGCGGAATGTGTCGTGAGAGGTGTGTGAATGCGCACAACTAACCAGTGTGAGAAGGGGCCATCAAGCTGCGTCATGGCCCCGCTTATCGCCCTTCAGTGCGGTAACTGCCGGACAGTGACGGGACTAGCTTCACCCAGTGCCTCACTGCACATCTGCTCCTTTttgagcggcagcgtcagtAAAGTGTCGCCAGTCATGCAGGCCCTGCTGCACAATTACCATCTTCATCTCCCCCTGCAGACATTCCACCTTCTTTCTACATGGCTGAGTGGAGGGTGAAGGCAATGataaagagaggagaagaggaaaggaagggagagagaccgaGTGATGCCGTTGATGATGGCCACCATCCGCAACTAGCCCCCTTCACGTATGACCTGCCGTGTGGTATACCTAAATTGCTCTCTAATTTGATGACAGaaacgtgtgtgtggtaACGGTGAAGGAAAATAAAAGTGCGAGAGACGCGACGAGGCAGATTGATCCACGGGTTCGGGAGGTAGAACAAGCAAGAGTGAGTCAGCACTCAACCACACCAATAGCGCCAATTCAAACGACAAGAAaggtagggggggggggaaagcaGCAACAATGTATGTCTCGTGCGTAGGTTAGTAGCGGCTTTGATAATACCAATGCAGCtgcggaggcagcagcaagtGAAGAGACAAGAGGCCAGCGAAAAACGAGAAAACGAAGCGAAGTGACCGATAAATAAACAGTAGGTTGTAGCGTTGCCGCTACCGAGTTAGCCCAGATACAATACAAGGTGGCTTTCCGAGGCGCAGGACGTGACAGTgtagagagaaaaaagggagaaggggaacGCGTTGTTTAATGTTAAAACGCCCCCCAGAGCCCCAGATTCCACCAATCGTAATAGCAGAAGCACGAGCGAGTGCTGGAACAGCTGTAGAGGGCTGCTCTAGCAGTCAATTTTGTGGCGCGCAGGGTTCTCGTAAGCAGACACTTTTCTCCTAGTCCCACTACCCtggagaggaggcaaagagaaatggggaaaaggcggaggagcacaAGGGGGGGAGGTCACCTCACTAAATCCTGCCGACGTCCTTCCAAAAtagaacaacaacaacgtaCAACAACAAAAGCAAAACAGTCCCATTCAAATATGTGAAGGGGCCAACACGCGCTTGTGCAGATACCGGCATACACAcaagaaaggggaaaaaagggtGATAAGagagtggggagagagagagaggtggtctcacagacagacaggaaaaaaaaactcaaCGAAGGCGAGGAGCAGAAAAACAGAAGCGAGAAAgtagagaggggaggggaagaacAGGTGCGGCAAGAAGTACCCGCGCTCACCCACCAAACTCCACAACGCACAGGTACTGAAAACGAATACAAGTATAAgtctgcacgcacacacacacacacacacacacgcgcagaaaGAAAGCACAGCGACGTCTTTGTGGCCGAGAGGGCCGCCTTCTTTACGTCAAGTAGCGATatacgtatgtgtgtgtgtgtatgcccGTGTTCTTGCGCTGTGATCAAAGTTGATGGTAATGGCAGGGTGTGCCTCTGTGAGTGCCTATACGTCTACTTGGCAAGCGTATGTGCTGTCACCCTAGCCGCGGCTGCTCTGACGATGTGCAGCGACGCACACATCGTGTTTTACACATGTGGTTGTGATTGTGTTGAAAATGATCAAGCGTTGTTCAAGACCCAAGAAAATGcgaagaaggaggaaggaagaaaaaaaattGATTTGAGGCATTTCGATGTGTGCACTGGTAGCGGGTGACGTGTGCCTttgaggcacacacacacacacgcacactcaaTATACTCAAGCCCCAGGTCCTTCTCTCGACACTGCCATCAGAACTTGCTGTGCGTGATGGGGGACAACGCCTGCATCCAAAGTAACCGCGGACACCCAAGGAGGAGTCTGTgagcgcagcggtgggggCCATAGGAGATAACAACCACTCTCGAAAAGGACGACAACAGCACGAAGGCGCCGAGACTCTAGAAAAAAGTACGTCCACAATGTCGAGTGGACAGATCGGTGTGTCCGACCTCTTTCATTTTCCTCGCGTTGAAAGTCTCTTTTTTATTGCTTGTGGTTGTAGCGGCTGAGAGTCAGAAAGGTGTCACCAGGAACTGAGCTATAAACCGGATATGAGTCGAGCGTATCTGCACATCACACTTCTCCTCTCACGGGGGAAGAGACGAGGACTGGTGGGGAATGACAAGGAAAAGGCAATCTTTTCTTTCTTGCAACAATACCTCCGTACAGGAGTGCAACAGAGTGGAGAGACGTGGCGAAGGCAGACGACAACGGCCGAGAAAACGAACAAgaacagacgcacacactaAATGAATAGAAAGGGCATataaaggaaaaggaagaatGAAAGGGACATAAAAGAATACGGGAAGGGCACGGTGCGggctgagagagggagagggtaaTCAGAGGAGACGTAGGTGGGGGAagtaggagagaggagagtggcccttttttttctctacAATTTAGTGCATTGTATATCActgaaaggaaaaaagaaacaggAATCAACCTCAACTTCAACAAGAGCATGGCCACAatcccacgcacacacgccagtGAATGGGGCACTGTCAGTTGCGCATTGGCATCTGAGCGGGGGAACATACAGCTAccacaaaaagaaacgaagacGAATAAGAGAATATATGCATATAGGTGtatacacatatatatacgtGTAtgtacatatatatatatatatatgtgtgtgtgtgtgtatacgtACAGGTATAAGAAAGCGGACCAACACGGCGTAATGGAAgtgtggggaaggggatGAAGGCCAGTAGAACCACCCCAACCCACAACAATGCAGGTCAGCGCCATATTCACAAGCTCTTTACATCTACAGAcaagaaaaacgaaaaaaaaaatgccgGCCGTCAACGATGTCGCTGCCATTCCATCCACCGCGGTCCTCATATACAGACTACATAAAAACACCGTCTGTCTCTCGATTGCCACGAGACGCGGGAGTCGCGCAgaagggtgagagagaggggaagcaTGTGCACCGTACTGTACATCGAGGCGCTCGTCGAACCGAAAACAAAATCAAGATAGAGAGCGGACAACAAACCCCTCAAAaggggcaaaaaaaaagaaaaggaaagacgcAAGTGGAGCGAGAGGGTTGAGTGAGTGATAAATAGAAGATGAGATCCTCAATCAGGGCAGCGACGACACCTTTGTATACACTAGACACCGCCTGCTCGACTTTCCCTTCCCCGTACCTAAAACTGGTCTGCGGCCAATTCTGCTCACACTTCTCGCATTTCAAGCTTCTTTGCATGCTTTAATACACCCTTAGCTCTGCCCACATCATCACACCATCTAGAAACACCGGCGCGCTCGagcgcgccgccacgtcAGTGATGCCTTGCGTTGCTGAATCGGCCTGGAAAGGTCTTAGACTTcgatgacggtgctgctgggaTTGGCACTAGTTTTCCTAGCTCGGTGCCTGACAACTGTGTCAGCGTGCGACATGCATCGTCGAGGTAGTCGAGCGCGATTAGGAACGGCCGCTCAGAAGTGACCTGGAAGTCCTCATGACGTGAGTCGGAGGTAGtcatctcctgcagctctgcatcACGGCTTAAAGAAGGGGATGTGAGGCTCGCGCGCGCCTCGGCGGGGTTACTGTTCAGCGGCCGCCCACTAAGTGGTGAAATGTCGGATAGAGAGATGCTCGACTCGCGCAAGCTGCCCGATGGCGAGTACTCGATAGGGCCAAAGGACGAACTGTGAATCTGCCCGTTAACGGTGCTGCGAGAGTACTTCTGCGAGCTACTGCCGGCACTACCGCCGATAACGCTTGCTCGGCCACTTTTACCAGACATAGGTGGTAGCCCAACAGTTTTGATCTTGCTTTTTTGTCCGCCGCGCAGAATCGACAGTGAAGTTTGGGAGTGCTGGTCAACACCGATCTCCAGCGCGTTCAGCAGTGCTGTGAGGAGGTGCTTGGAGAAGTCCATGAAATGCACATATTGACtgacagctgcagctggagtAGCCGtacgcgccgccgcggaggcCGCAGACGTTTTTGATAGCTCTGTGCCCTTCACTCGCCGGGTGTGGTTCGCGCCTCCACGGGCGGCAGACAACGATGTCGGTGGGGCTGGGATCTTTGTGGGCAATCGATTATCGGCGCCCGTCTTTTTtcctgctgcgccactgGCGGCCGGGTTGGTGGAGCTGGAAGTCACGAGCTCAGTCGGGCACCCACTTGCAGCGTCGTCTGGCACGTCCTCCAGCGCCCGGGACAAAAGCCGCCCCGAGGGAAACATCTTGAGCAattcctgcagcgccgtctgaattcgcttcgcctcctcccaaAAGTCGAGCTCCGCAAGTTGGTTAGttggctgctgcaccacggtACTCCAGTCCGTGCGCCATGCAGCCGGCAGTGGATAAAACAACTTTTTTGGCTCTACAAACCACGCatgctgcgccaccatcTCTTCTGGCAGGAGTATGGCCCTGGGAAGCATTGTCGATGTGTGGCCCGTCGTCTCTGTGGGGAGAGACATGGCTGCTGCCGACTCGAGCTTCTCGGTGTCGTCAACCGGGTCGGCAACATCCTCCTCACCGCTGGGGCCCTC encodes:
- a CDS encoding ATP-dependent RNA helicase-like protein, which gives rise to MTIRCLAFAVASPRLPSTHHHTRQQNDAESVRALLHIRFSSSVCVCVHSHGAIGGARSTGSSSTPLSEMPHACWQNSVFPLLSRHRLLGYPLFFAPSPLPHPISFSLADMGTFSHFFIRGSGLCVIATVPGMCSSMSCPCWRPWRMQTRQWEGRSCVLLTVATVACHLSNGRAGTAHVPGNSGAFSHTSSSAPRYRSQECGAIDSRASPQPHRVVRCCLKRTTPSPAKEAVSPAVKSSSRDESSLAALLISLETVGPSNTQRQQSALPTSSRKRTPRLTPTLFSPAKSQARAEPKPTPVLSPSSSCFPNNSTAASELKRTGNPTQRPPHKCAEMNRYSDKPLQEGTFSSMGEQREQRVQLRRARRRMSRTPQASRIRSLPGGRLEDATGVSPLAVDRGAEKRVVEMLRRSQQQTSPDAEFAMRDPTVHHIPHSKLMRCVLELPLSSRCDGDGAEQKEVFAIGQSRKAKIARALCFMHAEQLLDHYMSSRGRPSSPTAGASAVPPPLEEAVLPPLPKTPQPHEYRSWDEYVDASAAYVQAVAAHVKQEGYMREEVLQSGHPVVDRATELLRRYPKRYCRPTALQDLNESLRDASSLMTTAHLAGTVFVATLVLDSRTGLTATGVAKNMKTAKRQCAAHALCILQLLKEDVERQQEADGTGHSRRRGAQKGSSGSSTKKGLSHQPSAPLESILRQLQPAYRRIVQYHHLLFGKASLTPQTSFTKESNTTSGSNSTITYRCHLTLNGLCCDATGINRFEAERAAMEAAMTNLMLYDERLQAVQAFVNAHLSISPESIPSAALPAELVFQLQAQLRQVTQQPEDVAADAATDVATGKTGSDDGADIADDRSDRARGMSERALLDLTQRSFARDPSYAAQMLQSMLALRRNPVYLTQFHPCRSTLAMATVKAQLLDAVQRHRVTVVCGTTGCGKTTQVPQYILDYEIEHGRGGLCNILVTQPRRLSSFSIAERIAQERLGTVGEDVGYAVRLDARPGRHITICTTGVLLQIFSTHPELEHISHLIIDEVHERDINCDVVLALVKQLLARNLRLRVVLMSATMQADVFARYFGTDTPVVQVEGAVYPVTIRYLEDIAAEAATAQFCSPSLDAVSSADSDQQDEGKKREHTTPIPLVKSSTTASRRVNTRKYLKIDYNLIAYLVHRSVQVDLQNNTDGKSILVFLPGWKELTSAMAAIMEYSGPYALPDAKGRFYIILLHSTVDNAKQRECFMPAPPGTVKVVLATNIAESGITIDDAAVVIDTGLIKTTSWESRPTLPCHQGTTDTIGSSTSRRPTVAHVPLEKVPEDGRAGGSRGSGDTAASTPFFSTQLTLGYASQANCTQRKGRAGRTQGGMCYRLFTKELWNSLPAFPEADIHRVPLMQVLLKLLSLGHANPKATLQTFLEPPSSTNVDASMEVLRGISAVGKTDALTPLGEYLALLPCDPRIGKMIIVGAVLRCLDSVLTVAACTDVCPYVTSRDVAAEARKRRYLLSRSSQSDHISFLNAYNAFCANGEKEDFARLNLLHLGNLRVISKYKAQYRDILRHAGLISAQDELEEDGEMVDSIDAAGDPVHGHLGGDSGTIKETAVHSEGGKLNLSSGDSRTQDVRVPGWVPLSYPGTLCVDTSALSRHSFDVALVKACVCAALFPNVALLRPPANTLSSMRRLHAARKVELRTKHFFSIKPTKDSVCRRVDGPRGGDAPGRDELLRELRRDSQAVTTDSTTSSTSPVQPVPALFYVFQDVFGVRDPRRDFLTSLSAVSLWALLLFGASESTTEYNAELSICVVDGWIAVHIDRATYALVTQLRQSLFQCLRRKYHNPQDPQNNSALKTVTEVCRRLLKAPVLEMPAAKSLDTAGSTTCKTAAGRQQSPWQLVDMGTIIDPLVHLRHGDSADGSATAVAGENALLNLDGGGDGDEDDDNEGLPNFNSVDGDDDDNDGNATEDGDQLK